The DNA window GCCATGTCGAACCAAAAATCAGCGAAACCTGCCCCGATCTATATGACCCCCGCCTGTGCCCGGCGATTGCGGGCCGAACTCAGAGAGACCCTGTACCGGCTGCGGCCCGAGATGGTGAAAACTGCGGCCTGGGCCGCCGGCAATGGCGACCGGAGCGAGAATGCCGATTATCATTACGCCAAAAGAAGGCTCAGGCAGTATGACGGGCGCATCCGTTTTCTGACCAGGCGCCTGGAGAATGCGACGATCGTCGACCCGGTCGAACAGCAGAAGATCGCCAACGGCAGGGTGCTGTTCGGCTGTACCGTCACCGTTGAAAACGAGGCGGGCGAAGAGAAGGTTTTCAGCATCGTCGGCGCCGATGAATTCGA is part of the Desulfuromonadales bacterium genome and encodes:
- the greB gene encoding transcription elongation factor GreB — its product is MSNQKSAKPAPIYMTPACARRLRAELRETLYRLRPEMVKTAAWAAGNGDRSENADYHYAKRRLRQYDGRIRFLTRRLENATIVDPVEQQKIANGRVLFGCTVTVENEAGEEKVFSIVGADEFDAARGYVSWTSPIGRALLGSAEGDLVTFATPGGQAELEIVKVEYKALE